In Nostoc sp. UHCC 0926, a single genomic region encodes these proteins:
- a CDS encoding DUF1997 domain-containing protein, whose translation MATRFTASQSVEIAVPEQPIPIQHYLRQPQRLVKALADNSRIEQLSEEVFRLKMRPLTFMSLSIQPTVDMRVWAESNGIIYLRSLGCEILGFEYINQRFTLNLKGYLSPKEFSTGTRLQGRADLEVLVDLPPPFSFTPKPILEATGNGLLKSVLLSVKQRLLNQLLADYRYWVISQTKDRGLDGDTTELPILNAE comes from the coding sequence ATGGCTACCCGGTTTACTGCCTCCCAATCGGTTGAAATCGCTGTTCCAGAGCAGCCTATTCCCATTCAGCACTACTTGCGTCAGCCTCAACGTTTAGTTAAGGCTTTGGCTGACAACAGTCGCATTGAGCAGCTTTCTGAGGAAGTATTTCGCTTGAAAATGCGTCCGCTAACTTTTATGTCATTAAGTATTCAACCTACTGTAGACATGAGAGTCTGGGCAGAATCAAATGGAATAATTTATTTGCGATCGCTAGGCTGTGAAATCCTGGGTTTCGAGTATATTAACCAGCGCTTTACTCTCAATTTAAAAGGGTATTTATCTCCCAAAGAGTTTAGCACTGGTACTCGCCTGCAAGGAAGGGCTGATTTAGAAGTGCTGGTGGATTTGCCACCGCCATTTTCCTTCACTCCTAAGCCGATTTTAGAAGCTACAGGCAATGGTTTGCTCAAAAGCGTGCTGTTGTCGGTCAAGCAACGGTTATTAAATCAACTTTTGGCGGATTATCGCTACTGGGTGATATCACAAACCAAAGATAGAGGACTTGACGGTGACACTACTGAATTGCCAATCCTGAATGCTGAGTAA
- the pheA gene encoding prephenate dehydratase has translation MTLLIAHLGPPGTYAEQAAVLYVNWLSKSTGVEATLCPYPTISQSLHAVADGQAQLAVVPVENSIEGSVTTTLDTLWQLDNLQIQLALVLPIAHMLISCASSLDRIKTVYSHPQALAQCQGWLERFLPTVQIIPSNSTTEALQGLEQDTTTAAIASSRAAQLYNLPILASNINDYPENFTRFWVVSQGEADAGYQASTTGVSHTSLAFSMPANTPGALVKPLQIFAQLGINLSRIESRPTKRSLGEYLFFMDLEVDAKEAEMQSALAELSIHTEILKILGAYNVLPISAL, from the coding sequence ATGACTTTATTGATCGCACATTTAGGGCCTCCCGGCACTTACGCAGAACAAGCTGCTGTTCTTTATGTCAACTGGTTGAGCAAAAGTACGGGAGTTGAAGCTACGTTATGTCCCTATCCCACCATCTCCCAATCACTGCACGCCGTTGCTGATGGTCAAGCCCAGTTGGCTGTTGTGCCAGTGGAAAATTCTATTGAAGGGAGTGTTACCACAACACTGGATACACTATGGCAGTTGGACAATTTGCAAATTCAGTTGGCTTTGGTATTACCCATTGCCCATATGTTAATTTCTTGCGCGTCTAGCTTAGATAGGATTAAAACTGTTTACTCTCACCCACAAGCTTTGGCACAATGTCAGGGATGGTTAGAGCGGTTTCTTCCGACTGTACAGATTATTCCCAGCAATTCCACAACCGAAGCGCTACAGGGATTGGAGCAAGACACAACAACGGCAGCGATCGCCTCTAGTAGAGCAGCTCAACTCTACAACCTGCCCATACTTGCCAGTAACATCAACGACTATCCAGAAAACTTTACTCGTTTTTGGGTAGTAAGTCAGGGTGAAGCGGACGCTGGATATCAGGCATCAACAACAGGTGTCAGTCACACATCGCTAGCTTTTAGTATGCCTGCCAACACACCCGGAGCATTGGTCAAACCTTTGCAAATATTTGCTCAACTAGGGATTAACCTCAGCCGGATTGAATCTCGTCCGACGAAGCGATCGCTAGGCGAATACTTGTTTTTCATGGATCTAGAAGTGGATGCCAAGGAAGCAGAAATGCAATCTGCTTTAGCAGAATTAAGTATCCACACAGAGATTTTAAAAATTCTTGGCGCTTACAATGTTTTGCCGATCAGCGCTCTTTAA
- a CDS encoding ribonuclease HII, giving the protein MVETSPTPLEQSSWLEFSTLSGIPGLVAGVDEVGRGALFGPVVAAAVILPDHALPILMAAKIKDSKKLSSSRRTQLAQQICGLAIDWKIGFASTAEIDKINILQATLLAMKRAVLKLKVQPALCLVDGNQSIKDLLLPQQTIVKGDERSLTIASASIVAKVWRDELVMRLALKYPMYNLECNKGYGSGRHLLALQQYGPSPLHRQSFRPCQIKVPSVE; this is encoded by the coding sequence ATGGTAGAAACGTCGCCAACGCCCTTGGAACAATCCAGTTGGCTAGAGTTTTCTACCTTGTCAGGGATTCCAGGGTTGGTTGCAGGTGTGGATGAAGTCGGGCGAGGTGCTCTATTTGGGCCTGTGGTGGCGGCAGCAGTGATCCTACCAGATCACGCTTTGCCAATACTAATGGCAGCTAAAATTAAAGACAGTAAAAAGTTGTCTAGTTCTCGGAGAACTCAGCTAGCACAGCAAATTTGTGGGCTGGCTATAGACTGGAAAATTGGGTTTGCCTCTACTGCTGAAATTGACAAGATAAATATTTTGCAAGCGACATTGTTAGCAATGAAGCGGGCTGTGCTGAAGTTAAAGGTACAGCCTGCACTCTGCCTGGTTGATGGCAATCAGTCAATAAAAGACTTGCTATTGCCGCAACAAACAATAGTTAAAGGAGACGAGCGATCGCTCACTATTGCCTCTGCTAGTATTGTTGCCAAGGTCTGGCGTGACGAGCTGGTAATGCGTCTAGCATTAAAATACCCTATGTACAACCTGGAGTGTAACAAGGGTTATGGAAGCGGGCGGCATTTGCTGGCTTTGCAACAATACGGGCCCTCACCCCTACATCGTCAGTCTTTTCGTCCTTGCCAAATCAAAGTACCGAGTGTTGAGTGA
- a CDS encoding Rne/Rng family ribonuclease has protein sequence MPKQIIIAEQHQIAAVFSEDQIQELVVATGHHQIGDIYLGVVENVLPGIDAAFVNIGDPERNGFIHVTDLGPLKLKRTAAAITELLTPQQKVLVQVMKEPTGTKGPRLTGNITLPGRYVVLMPYGRGVNLSRRIKSESERNRLRALAILVKPAGMGLLVRTEAEGKPEEAIMEDLEVLQKQWEAIQQEAHSTRPPALLNRDDDFIQRVLRDMYGADVNRIVVDSSTGLKRVKQYLQNWSGGQTPQGLLIDHHRDRSPILEYFRISAAIREALKPRVDLPSGGYVVIEPTEALTVIDVNSGSFTRSATARETVLWTNCEAATEIARQLRLRNIAGVIVVDFIDMESRRDQLQVLEHFNKALKADKARPQIAQLTELGLVELTRKRQGQNIYELFGETCPTCGGLGHTVRLPGEIENRLPIPAETPERERFVSLPHREPRQPSARIPEPRETYDGFGEAFEGDSELSNLNLINHPSYQELNDNKRRTRTRRSRIGINGLNGKDEARVIANPLAFVNEPDLDLDVEPELGIVPEIPLPTLGKPGWSERVERTKIIKAEPVKPVVEPPEIRTVEMSLQEQDMFALMGISPLVKLEQEVKNTKSVIINVIQPGQLPTTPTESTSESTIAQKVTPEVTASKILTPKVIEPEQKSLIEETTEPSELTANPTDRLSAKAAAANEIADESDANSAATASRRRRRRSSAIEDN, from the coding sequence ATGCCAAAACAAATTATCATCGCGGAGCAGCACCAAATTGCTGCTGTCTTTTCTGAAGATCAAATACAGGAACTCGTTGTTGCTACCGGTCATCACCAAATAGGTGATATCTACTTAGGAGTAGTAGAAAATGTATTGCCTGGGATAGATGCGGCTTTTGTCAATATTGGTGACCCAGAGCGCAACGGTTTTATTCACGTCACCGACTTAGGACCATTGAAGCTAAAGCGTACCGCTGCGGCAATTACAGAACTACTTACACCACAGCAGAAAGTTTTGGTGCAAGTAATGAAAGAGCCAACAGGGACAAAAGGGCCCAGGCTGACGGGTAATATCACCTTACCTGGACGCTATGTAGTCCTAATGCCCTATGGTAGGGGCGTAAATTTATCCCGACGGATAAAAAGTGAAAGTGAACGCAACCGCTTGCGGGCACTGGCAATTTTGGTCAAACCGGCGGGAATGGGTTTGCTCGTGCGTACAGAAGCCGAAGGCAAACCAGAAGAAGCGATTATGGAAGATTTGGAGGTGCTGCAAAAGCAATGGGAGGCTATCCAGCAGGAAGCGCATTCCACCCGGCCTCCAGCACTGCTCAATCGGGACGATGACTTTATCCAGCGCGTATTGCGGGATATGTACGGCGCGGATGTAAATCGGATTGTTGTAGATTCTAGTACTGGTTTAAAGCGTGTGAAGCAGTACTTGCAGAACTGGAGTGGAGGTCAAACACCGCAAGGATTGTTAATTGACCATCATCGCGATCGCTCCCCAATTTTAGAGTACTTCCGGATCAGTGCCGCTATTCGAGAAGCCCTCAAACCGAGAGTAGACCTACCTTCTGGAGGTTACGTCGTCATTGAGCCGACGGAGGCATTAACCGTAATCGATGTTAACTCAGGTTCCTTTACGCGATCGGCAACAGCTAGAGAAACAGTTTTGTGGACAAACTGTGAAGCTGCAACAGAAATTGCTCGCCAGTTGCGTCTGCGGAATATCGCTGGGGTAATCGTTGTTGATTTTATTGATATGGAATCGCGACGTGATCAACTGCAAGTTCTCGAACACTTTAATAAAGCACTCAAAGCAGATAAAGCTCGTCCCCAGATTGCTCAACTCACTGAACTGGGTTTGGTAGAACTGACCCGCAAGCGTCAGGGTCAAAATATTTACGAATTATTTGGTGAAACTTGCCCCACCTGCGGCGGTTTAGGACATACTGTGCGTCTGCCTGGAGAAATTGAAAACCGATTGCCAATACCAGCAGAAACACCAGAGCGTGAGCGTTTTGTATCCCTACCTCACAGAGAACCACGTCAGCCATCTGCCCGCATCCCAGAACCACGAGAAACCTATGATGGATTTGGGGAAGCATTTGAGGGTGACTCGGAATTAAGTAACCTAAATCTGATCAATCATCCTAGTTATCAAGAACTTAATGATAATAAGCGTCGTACCCGCACTCGCCGCAGTCGAATTGGCATCAATGGGTTAAACGGGAAAGATGAAGCTCGGGTTATTGCCAATCCACTGGCTTTTGTCAACGAGCCAGACTTAGACCTTGATGTGGAACCAGAACTAGGAATTGTACCAGAGATCCCCTTACCCACCCTTGGTAAACCAGGTTGGAGTGAAAGAGTAGAGCGCACTAAAATTATCAAGGCAGAACCAGTTAAACCAGTGGTAGAACCACCGGAGATTAGAACTGTAGAAATGAGCCTCCAAGAACAAGATATGTTTGCCTTGATGGGAATCTCTCCTTTGGTGAAGTTAGAGCAAGAAGTTAAAAATACCAAGTCTGTGATCATTAATGTGATTCAGCCTGGTCAACTGCCAACGACCCCAACTGAATCAACCTCAGAATCAACTATTGCCCAAAAAGTAACACCTGAAGTAACCGCAAGCAAGATACTGACACCAAAAGTTATTGAGCCAGAACAAAAATCTTTGATAGAAGAGACAACTGAACCATCGGAGTTGACTGCGAACCCAACGGATCGCTTGTCTGCAAAAGCCGCCGCTGCCAACGAGATCGCAGATGAAAGTGATGCGAACAGCGCCGCCACTGCCAGCCGTCGCCGCCGCCGTCGTTCCTCAGCGATCGAGGATAATTAA
- the rpsJ gene encoding 30S ribosomal protein S10 — translation MATLQQQKIRIRLQAFDRRLLDTSCEKIVDTANRTNATAIGPIPLPTKRRIYCVLRSPHVDKDSREHFETRTHRRIIDIYQPSSKTIDALMKLDLPSGVDIEVKL, via the coding sequence ATGGCAACTCTACAGCAGCAGAAGATTAGAATTCGCTTACAGGCTTTTGACCGACGCTTATTGGACACATCTTGCGAGAAGATTGTAGACACAGCTAACCGCACCAATGCTACAGCCATAGGCCCAATTCCTTTACCAACAAAACGCCGGATCTATTGTGTGCTGCGATCGCCTCACGTAGATAAAGATTCACGAGAACACTTTGAAACCCGTACTCATCGCCGGATTATTGACATTTACCAGCCTTCTTCTAAGACTATTGATGCCCTGATGAAATTGGATCTACCATCGGGTGTAGATATCGAAGTCAAACTTTAA
- the tuf gene encoding elongation factor Tu, with product MARAKFERNKPHINIGTIGHVDHGKTTLTAAITMTLAAMGQAIAKGYDQIDNAPEEKARGITINTAHVEYETASRHYAHVDCPGHADYVKNMITGAAQMDGGILVVAATDGPMPQTREHILLAKQVGVPSLVVFLNKEDLMDDPELLELVELELRELLTSYDFPGDDIPIIKGSGLQALEVMTKNPKTQRGENEWVDKIYELMDAVDSFIPTPERDVDKPFLMAVEDVFSITGRGTVATGRIERGIVKVGDNVELVGIRDTRATTVTGIEMFKKSLDQGMAGDNAGVLLRGIQKADIERGMVIAKPGSIKPHLQFEGEVYVLTEKEGGRKTPFFAGYRPQFYVRTTDVTGTIRAFTADDGTEVEMVMPGDRIKVTVELINAIAIEQGMRFAIREGGRTIGAGVVSKILK from the coding sequence ATGGCACGCGCAAAGTTTGAAAGGAATAAACCCCACATCAATATCGGTACCATTGGCCACGTTGACCACGGTAAAACCACGTTAACAGCAGCCATCACTATGACCTTGGCGGCTATGGGTCAAGCTATAGCTAAAGGCTACGATCAAATCGATAACGCGCCAGAAGAAAAGGCACGGGGTATTACCATCAATACCGCTCACGTTGAGTATGAAACTGCTAGTCGGCACTATGCTCACGTAGACTGCCCTGGACACGCTGACTATGTGAAGAACATGATCACTGGCGCTGCTCAGATGGATGGTGGCATCCTCGTAGTTGCTGCTACCGATGGTCCTATGCCCCAAACCCGCGAACACATCCTGTTGGCAAAACAGGTAGGCGTTCCCAGTCTGGTCGTCTTCTTGAATAAGGAAGACTTGATGGATGACCCAGAACTCTTAGAACTAGTGGAACTAGAACTGAGAGAATTACTTACCAGCTACGATTTCCCTGGTGATGATATCCCCATTATCAAAGGATCTGGTCTGCAAGCTCTTGAAGTAATGACCAAGAATCCCAAGACCCAACGGGGTGAAAATGAATGGGTAGACAAAATCTACGAATTGATGGATGCTGTAGATTCTTTCATCCCCACCCCTGAGCGGGATGTGGATAAACCCTTCCTGATGGCTGTAGAAGACGTATTCTCCATCACAGGTCGTGGTACTGTCGCCACCGGTCGGATTGAGCGGGGTATAGTCAAAGTTGGCGATAACGTTGAACTAGTGGGTATTAGAGACACTCGCGCCACTACCGTAACTGGTATTGAAATGTTCAAGAAGAGTCTTGACCAAGGTATGGCTGGGGATAACGCCGGGGTACTACTCCGGGGTATCCAAAAGGCTGATATTGAACGAGGTATGGTCATTGCCAAACCAGGTTCAATTAAACCTCACCTTCAATTTGAAGGTGAAGTGTACGTCCTAACCGAAAAAGAAGGTGGTCGCAAGACTCCATTTTTTGCTGGCTACCGTCCCCAGTTCTACGTGCGGACAACGGATGTAACCGGCACGATTAGAGCCTTCACTGCTGATGATGGCACTGAGGTGGAAATGGTGATGCCAGGCGATCGCATCAAGGTGACTGTAGAATTGATTAACGCGATCGCTATTGAACAAGGAATGCGCTTCGCTATCCGCGAAGGTGGGCGCACCATTGGTGCTGGTGTCGTCTCCAAAATTCTAAAGTAG
- a CDS encoding LON peptidase substrate-binding domain-containing protein yields the protein MTSSSKIAVRELPLFPLPELVLFPTRPLPLHIFEFRYRIMMNTILESDRRFGVLMVDPVKGTIANTGCCAEIVHHQRLPDDRIKMLTLGQQRFRVLEYVREKPYRVGLVEWIEDQPPTKDLRPLSTEVEQLLRDVVRLSAKLTEQNIELPEDLPDLPTELSYWVASNLYGVAPEQQLLLEMQDTATRLEREAEILTSTRNHLAARAVLKDTFNEK from the coding sequence ATGACATCATCTTCTAAAATTGCAGTTCGCGAACTACCTCTGTTCCCCTTACCTGAACTAGTTCTGTTTCCTACCAGACCATTGCCTCTGCACATCTTTGAATTTCGCTACCGAATCATGATGAACACGATTTTGGAAAGCGATCGCAGGTTCGGTGTTTTAATGGTTGATCCAGTCAAAGGTACAATTGCAAACACTGGTTGCTGTGCGGAAATCGTTCATCATCAACGGCTGCCAGATGATCGGATTAAGATGTTGACTTTAGGGCAGCAAAGATTTCGTGTATTAGAGTATGTTCGTGAAAAGCCATACCGCGTTGGCTTAGTTGAGTGGATTGAAGACCAACCACCAACTAAAGATTTGCGTCCTTTGTCAACTGAAGTAGAACAACTACTGCGAGATGTTGTGCGTCTATCAGCCAAATTAACCGAACAAAATATCGAACTGCCAGAAGATTTGCCTGACCTGCCAACAGAGTTATCTTATTGGGTAGCCAGTAACCTTTACGGTGTCGCCCCAGAGCAGCAGTTATTGTTAGAAATGCAAGATACTGCAACTCGTTTAGAGCGGGAAGCAGAAATTTTAACTTCTACTCGGAATCACCTGGCAGCTCGCGCTGTTCTCAAAGACACATTTAATGAAAAATGA
- a CDS encoding TIGR03960 family B12-binding radical SAM protein, with protein MAVAVEKLITSDILKPGRYLGNEPLAVHKAWDTTAIRWVLTYPEVYEVGASNLGHIILYNILNAQPRQLCDRAYLPGQDLAAKLRQTNTPLFAVESKRSLTEFDILGFSLSYELGATNILEMLDLAGIPLTWRERQGNKGEFTNLQSPFPLIFAGGQTATSNPEPYADFFDFFALGDGEELLPEIGLVLEEGKQAGLSREHLLLDLAQIPGVYVPQFYDMAKDGSVHPRRPDVPKRILRRVATPIPAYSIGLVPYVETVHDRLTIEIRRGCTRGCRFCQPGMLTRPARDVEPDKVVEAIEQGMRATGYNEFSLLSLSCSDYLSLPAVGMEIKNRLKNENISLTLPSQRVDRFDQNIANILGGTRQGGLTFAPEAGTQRMRDIVNKGLTNEELLRGVKTAWEQGWDKIKLYFMIGLPGETDADVLGIGETVSWLQRECRGLGRKPLNFNLTISNFTPKPHTPFQWHSVSTTEFKRKQNLLRQEFRRIKGVKVNFTDVRISAMEDFVGRGDRTLGKVVRRAWELGAGMDSWYENLDQAFSAWGSAIAQAGLDWKYRQVENGEWNLFPAQDQKRSKDAENTQFLTPVQRQLIASLPSTDAINRVSTHSLDTPLPWDHIDTGIDKKWLKEDLQRALEAAIVPDCSFEGCSHCGVCGTDFGHNVVIKPPAIPKFAGEFVPNTTKAQRLRVWFGKQGNMALVSHLDLIRLFDRVVRRAGLPIAFTGGFHPMPRISLATALALGATSSGEIADFELTVPVAVDSFREQLVQEMPTDIPIYNVAQIDLKTPAATQLLETAEYLITVAALEETTPIQWQEWIDTIKAKDALWYEHTTKSGKSQLINLRDRLFELELVENYNCIAESISVIRYLGSYRQDGFLLRPEQILFMLGIVASGEFQLLHIHRNRLILRV; from the coding sequence GTGGCTGTTGCAGTTGAAAAATTAATAACATCGGATATTTTAAAACCTGGGCGTTACCTGGGTAATGAGCCTTTAGCAGTACACAAAGCTTGGGATACGACAGCAATACGCTGGGTTTTAACCTACCCAGAAGTGTATGAAGTCGGTGCATCCAATTTAGGGCACATTATCCTATATAACATCTTGAATGCCCAACCGCGTCAATTGTGCGATCGCGCCTACCTCCCAGGACAAGACCTGGCAGCCAAACTACGCCAAACTAATACGCCATTGTTTGCGGTAGAGTCAAAGCGATCGCTCACAGAATTCGACATTTTAGGCTTTAGCCTCAGTTACGAACTGGGTGCAACTAATATCTTAGAAATGTTGGATTTGGCTGGAATTCCCTTGACGTGGCGAGAGAGGCAGGGGAACAAAGGAGAGTTTACTAATCTCCAGTCTCCATTTCCGTTGATTTTTGCTGGTGGGCAAACAGCGACATCAAATCCTGAGCCTTACGCTGACTTCTTCGACTTTTTCGCCCTTGGAGATGGAGAAGAACTGCTGCCAGAAATTGGTTTGGTGTTAGAAGAAGGCAAACAAGCAGGATTGAGTCGGGAACATCTGTTACTAGATTTGGCACAGATACCAGGCGTATATGTCCCTCAGTTTTATGACATGGCAAAGGATGGCTCGGTTCATCCTCGTCGCCCGGACGTGCCAAAACGAATTTTGCGACGGGTTGCAACTCCCATACCAGCATATTCCATTGGGTTAGTTCCCTACGTAGAAACGGTGCATGACCGCTTGACCATTGAGATTCGGCGTGGTTGCACTCGTGGCTGTCGCTTCTGTCAACCAGGAATGCTGACTCGACCAGCACGGGATGTAGAACCTGATAAGGTGGTAGAAGCGATTGAACAGGGGATGCGGGCAACTGGTTACAATGAGTTTTCCCTACTATCTCTGAGTTGTTCTGATTATTTGTCCCTACCAGCAGTGGGGATGGAAATCAAAAATCGCTTAAAAAATGAAAACATTTCTCTGACTCTACCAAGCCAACGGGTAGACAGATTTGATCAGAATATCGCCAACATCCTTGGAGGTACGCGGCAAGGTGGACTGACTTTTGCTCCAGAAGCTGGAACTCAGCGGATGCGAGACATCGTAAATAAGGGTTTGACAAATGAAGAACTGTTGCGGGGGGTGAAAACGGCTTGGGAGCAAGGCTGGGATAAAATCAAGTTGTATTTTATGATTGGCTTACCGGGTGAGACGGATGCTGACGTTTTGGGCATTGGGGAAACAGTAAGCTGGCTACAGCGAGAATGTCGGGGCTTGGGCAGAAAACCTCTAAACTTTAACCTGACGATTTCTAACTTTACGCCCAAGCCCCATACACCATTCCAATGGCATTCAGTTTCTACTACTGAATTTAAGCGTAAACAAAACCTGCTGCGGCAAGAATTCCGGCGGATAAAGGGAGTGAAGGTAAATTTTACCGATGTTCGCATTTCCGCAATGGAAGATTTTGTGGGACGAGGCGATCGCACTTTGGGCAAAGTAGTGCGCCGTGCCTGGGAATTGGGTGCAGGGATGGATTCCTGGTATGAAAATTTAGATCAGGCTTTTAGTGCTTGGGGGTCTGCGATCGCCCAAGCCGGTCTAGATTGGAAATACCGCCAAGTAGAAAATGGCGAATGGAATTTGTTTCCCGCACAAGATCAGAAGAGATCGAAAGATGCGGAAAATACCCAATTCCTAACTCCTGTACAGAGGCAATTAATCGCGTCTCTCCCAAGTACAGACGCGATTAATCGCGTCTCTACCCACTCCCTCGATACTCCCCTGCCTTGGGATCATATTGATACCGGGATTGACAAAAAGTGGCTCAAAGAAGACTTGCAACGCGCCTTAGAAGCTGCAATTGTACCCGACTGCTCTTTTGAAGGTTGTTCTCACTGTGGCGTCTGTGGCACCGACTTTGGGCATAACGTCGTGATTAAACCACCTGCTATCCCGAAATTTGCTGGCGAGTTTGTCCCCAACACAACTAAGGCACAACGACTGCGAGTTTGGTTTGGGAAACAGGGTAATATGGCTTTGGTAAGCCACTTGGATTTAATCCGTTTGTTTGACCGAGTTGTGCGGCGAGCAGGCTTGCCAATTGCTTTCACTGGTGGGTTTCATCCAATGCCGCGAATTTCTCTAGCAACTGCTTTGGCTCTAGGGGCTACTAGTAGTGGTGAAATTGCGGATTTTGAGTTAACTGTGCCAGTGGCAGTTGATAGTTTTCGAGAACAGTTAGTTCAGGAAATGCCCACAGACATACCTATATATAATGTGGCGCAGATAGATTTAAAAACTCCGGCAGCTACCCAACTGCTAGAAACCGCAGAATATTTAATTACCGTAGCAGCACTTGAAGAAACAACACCTATACAATGGCAAGAATGGATTGATACCATCAAAGCAAAAGACGCGCTCTGGTACGAGCATACAACTAAGTCAGGCAAAAGCCAGTTAATAAATCTGCGCGATCGCTTATTTGAACTGGAATTAGTAGAAAACTACAATTGCATTGCAGAATCTATATCTGTTATCCGTTATCTAGGTAGCTATCGCCAAGATGGTTTTCTATTGCGTCCTGAACAAATCCTGTTTATGCTAGGGATAGTGGCTAGTGGAGAATTTCAACTCCTGCACATCCACCGCAATCGGCTAATTTTAAGGGTATAA